Proteins found in one Penaeus vannamei isolate JL-2024 chromosome 29, ASM4276789v1, whole genome shotgun sequence genomic segment:
- the LOC138867256 gene encoding spermine oxidase-like: MSTSHKKKNMLAFGILFLTYFDLEFVSAYVCDPFVNTYDSQWLANAELADVVVVGGGVAGLSAMKTLLTNGVSNAVLLEAQDYVGGRVRTHREGDILTEDGAEWIHGGETNRLYGLAQELKGLTQPLPDSDYDFRLRTQTGGNADENGYDTASKLYEVCEKNSVLKKYLKFGYGKCYADRFDKQYTRYEGKEQEREAWRHYLEMWVNKDTGLSDWNDQSAKDADYFTDWGNDQWNQWADGYDTLVNYLMKDIPESKVKLSSPVCRIFWGNKVEGGSLGGRVLVVTADEVSYLANHVITTVSVGVLKKRHAEIFTPALKKSYRKALAVTNLGIADKVQLGWDSAWWGPNPLSLQIIFTESLPAEMSWLEGVMEFMTIHQQPTMCQAFVAGEYALDMEALPEETVKQHAVWLLANATGQEVPEPTFFRRTQWGLDEFMEGSYNSYVTVKGARRILKNRKPLSKPALRKRKPMLLWAGEHTSNKRYGTVDGAMDSGDREAFRVIDYMDANA; the protein is encoded by the exons tttctgcTTACGTCTGTGACCCATTTGTGAATACGTATGACAGTCAATG GCTGGCGAATGCTGAGCTGGCggacgtggtggtggtgggcggcgGCGTCGCGGGACTGTCGGCCATGAAGACTCTTCTGACGAACGGCGTGAGCAACGCGGTTCTGCTTGAGGCGCAAGACTACGTCGGCGGCCGAGTCAGAACACACAGGGAGG GTGATATCCTGACGGAGGACGGCGCCGAGTGGATTCACGGCGGGGAAACAAACCGTCTGTACGGCCTTGCTCAGGAACTTAAAGGTCTCACTCAGCCTCTTCCTGATTCCGATTACG ATTTTAGGCTCAGAACGCAGACCGGAGGGAACGCTGATGAAAACGGATACGACACAGCCAGCAAACTCTATGAGGTATGCGAAAAGAACTCCGTCCTCAAGAAGTATCTCAAATTCGGCTATGGCAAGTGCTATGCTGACAG GTTTGACAAGCAGTACACACGGTATGAAGGAAAGGAACAGGAAAGGGAAGCCTGGAGACATTACCTGGAAATG TGGGTCAACAAGGACACGGGTCTCTCTGACTGGAATGACCAGTCGGCCAAGGACGCAGACTACTTCACTGACTGGGGCAATGATCAATGGAATCAGTGGGCTGATGGTTATGACACCCTCGTCAACTACCTCATG AAAGACATCCCTGAAAGTAAGGTGAAACTATCCTCCCCCGTGTGCAGGATATTCTGGGGCAATAAAGTTGAGGGGGGCAGCCTCGGAGGTCGCGTCCTTGTGGTGACGGCGGATGAAGTGTCGTATCTAGCCAACCATGTCATCACCACCGTCTCCGTCGGGGTCCTCAAGAAGCGCCATGCAGAGATATTCACCCCGGCGCTGAAGAAATCCTACCGAAAGGCGCTGGCC GTGACGAACCTAGGAATTGCTGACAAGGTGCAGCTTGGGTGGGACTCTGCGTGGTGGGGACCGAATCCTCTCAGTCTTCAGATCATCTTCACTGAAAGCTTACCTGCTGAAATG TCGTGGCTGGAAGGAGTGATGGAGTTCATGACGATCCACCAGCAGCCCACCATGTGCCAGGCCTTTGTAGCCGGGGAGTACGCCCTGGACATGGAGGCTCTTCCGGAGGAGACGGTGAAGCAGCACGCGGTGTGGCTCCTGGCCAACGCCACAGGGCAGGAAGTGCCAGAGCCCACCTTCTTCAGGAG GACCCAGTGGGGGCTGGACGAGTTCATGGAGGGATCCTACAACTCCTACGTGACCGTAAAGGGCGCCAGGAGGATCTTGAAGAATCGCAAACCGCTGTCCAAACCAGCACTCAGGAAACGCAAGCCG ATGCTGCTGTGGGCGGGCGAGCACACGAGCAACAAGCGCTACGGCACAGTGGACGGAGCGATGGACTCGGGCGACAGAGAGGCCTTCAGGGTCATCGACTATATGGATGCAAATGCCTAG
- the LOC113821253 gene encoding uncharacterized protein gives MYIPLRPVAILITQLLKRFLNFTREEEDFAARHSDVNDCVLLSDWFRNLSEANTAGKRTTNMPRKLRSTSSGDKPSVVRKHDDPTSTSQEAGESTSSPGGAPSSRSYSSEPGPSTSRQTDAARLRRGSNYSHTGDGKSQTRSFLDLLDESDFSESDDDWLPEAVTSSGRLIGVEEAVTSSDSDSEEDLQEISVSSTAGEPRRLFYLRNKSFVDHAPQNATENLGACNLLKPIEYFLSYVSEDFLGDIAMYTNMKSIETTGACINTNSKEIATFIGMTFAMSIIKMPRIRMYWQSKTRIPWIADKMARDRFFRLRHSLKVINDNTVLEDDKKVTGFGK, from the exons atgtatatcccattGAGACCGGTAGCCATCCTGATTACGCAACTTCTCAAGCGATTTTTGAACTTTACGCGCGAGGAAGAGGACTTTGCCGCTCGTCATAGTGACGTCAATGATTGCGTCTTGCTTTCTGATTGGTTTAGAAACCTCTCAGAAGCCAACACAGCTGGCAAGAGGACAACAAATATGCCGCGGAAACTAAGATCCACAAGCTCTg GTGACAAACCATCAGTTGTCAGGAAGCATGATGACCCCACAAGTACATCTCAAGAGGCTGGTGAGTCAACCTCCTCACCTG GTGGTGCACCATCATCAAGAAGCTACAGTAGTGAACCAGGCCCATCTACATCTCGACAAACTGATGCTGCACGTTTAAGAAGAG GGAGCAACTACTCCCATACAGGAGATGGCAAATCACAGACTAGGTCTTTTCTGGATCTCCTTGATGAAAGTGACTTCAGTGAGAGTGATGATGACTGGCTACCCGAGGCAGTGACGTCATCTGGGAGACTAATTGGAGTTGAAGAAGCTGTCACTTCTTCGGACTCGGATTCTGAAGAGGATCTCCAGGAGATATCTGTATCTTCAACTGCTGGGGAGCCAAGAAGATTGTTTTACCTACGAAATAAATCTTTCGTAGACCATGCTCCTCAGAATGCAACAGAAAATTTAGGAGCTTGTAACTTACTGAAACCAATTGAGTATTTCCTATCTTATGTCAGTGAGGATTTTTTGGGAGATATtgcaatgtatacaaatatgaaatcAATTGAAACTACAGGTGCATGTATTAACACAAACAGCAAAGAAATTGCCACTTTCATAGGAATGACATTTGCTATGTCAATCATAAAGATGCCAAGAATTAGAATGTATTGGCAGTCAAAAACTAGGATCCCTTGGATAGCTGATAAAATGGCAAGAGACAGATTTTTCCGTCTCAGACATTCGTTAAAGGTCATCAATGATAACACTGTATTGGAAGACGACAAAAAAGTGACAGGTTTTGGAAAGTAA